TGGTCGTCGGCCAGCGCCGACCAGAACACCAGGCGGTCGTGCACGACCTGCGCGGCGTCGCAGTGGCTCCCGCCGGGGTCGTCCAGTTCGCGCCGGGCGGCCCGGATGAGTTCGTTGACCTCGCGTTCGAGGGCGTGCACGGCCTGGCGCACGCGGTTGGCGTTGCTGTCCGCGCCGAGGGTCTCGGAGTCCAGCCGCAGCGCGGTGAGGGGCGTGCGCAGCCGGTGCGACAGGTCGGCGAGGACCTCGCGCTCGCCCGCGACGAGTTGGCCGATGCGGTCGGCCATGCGGTTGAACGCGGCGCCCGCGTCGTGCAGCTCGGGCGGCCCGCTGGGCGTGACGCGGGTGGCGAGGTCGCCCTGCCCCATGGATCGGGCGCCCTCGGCGAGCGCCTTGGCCGCCTTGACGACCCGCGCGCCGAGGCGGTCGGCCACCAGCACGGACGCCAGCACGAGGCACACGGCCACGCCGCTGAGCGCGAGCAGCGCCTGGTCGACGCCGCGGGACAGTTCGGCCCGGGGCACGAACGCCTCGACGACGGCGACGCGGTCGTCGTCCAGCAGCACCGGTTGCAGGTGCACGAGCCCCGACGGGATGGCCTCCGTGGACGCCCGGCCCTGCCCGCGCGCGGAGGTGAGCTGCTCGTCGCCGGCCACCGGCACGCCGACCACCTCGCCGGACGGCAGGTGCACCGCGACCCGGCCGCCGGTGCCGGTGCTGGCCAGCGCCTGCCCCACCGCCACCGGGTCGACCGTGATCACCAGCACGGGGGTGAGCGCGCCGGCCTGCCGCTCGGCCTCAGCCATCGCCCGGTCCTCGGCCAGCTGCCGCACGACCAGGGCCAGCGGGATGAGGAAGGCCAGCGCCACCATCGACGTGACCGCCAACGAGACCAGCGCGAGGGACTTCCTCATCCGGCCGCCGCCGTGAGCTTGAACCCGACGCCGCGCACCGTGTGCAGGTAGCGCGGCTGCGCGGCGCGCTCCCCGAGCTTGCGGCGCAACCACGACAGGTGCACGTCGAGCGTCTGGTCGTCGTGCCGGCCGGGGAGGTTCCACAGGTTCGCGAGCAGCTCGGCGCGCGGCACCACCTTGCCCTCGCGGGCGGCGAGGTAGGCGAGCAGGTCGAACTCCTTGCGGGTCAGGTTCAGCTCGCGCCCGCCCAGTCGCGCCTCGCGCCGGTCGAGGTCGACGCTGAGGTCGCCGATGCGCAGCGGTTCGGGCGCGGCGTCCTTGCGGGTGCGGCGCAGCACGGCGGCCAGCCGCGCGGCGAGGTGCTCGCTGGAGAACGGCTTGACGAGGTAGTCGTCCGCGCCCGCGTTGAGCAGCCGCACGATCTCGCCCTCGTCGTCGCGCGCGGTGGCCACGATGACCGGCACGTCGCACACGCCGCGCATCATCCTCAGCACGTCCGCGCCGTCCATGTCGGGCAGGCCGAGGTCGAGGACGACGAGGTCGAACGACGAGCCGGTGATCTCGCGCAACGCCTCCAGGGCCGTGCCCACCGGGAGCACCGCGTGCCCGAGCCCGGTGAGGGCGCGGCTCACCGCCGACCGCACGACCGGGTCGTCCTCGACGAGCAGCACCGAGACCATGGCGCGCACGGTATAACGCGCCGGGTTCGGCCGACCGACCGCAACCAGGCGCCCAGGACGGCGAAGTCGGTGTCGGTGTCGGTGTCGGTGAAGTCGACCACCGGCAGGGCGGCCGGGTCGCGCGCTGCCATCCGTCGTTCCACGACCGCGGGCAGTCCATTCGTGCCGAAACGACGTTCGCAAACGGTCGAACAACTAGACTGCGGTGGTGCGCCACACCGACTTCAACCCCGACGTCGACCGGTTGTGCCTGACCGACGTCCTCGCGGCGCTCAGCGATCCCCTCCGCGTGGGCCTCGTGCGCCTGCTGGCCGACGGCGAGGAGCGCAACTTCGGCGAGTTCGCCGTCCCCGTCGCCAAGTCCACGCTCAGCCACCACCTCAAGGTGCTCAACACCGCCGGCCTCACCTGGCGGCGCGAGGAAGGCACCCGCTGCTACGTGCGGCTGCGCCGCGACGACGTCGACGCCCGCTTCCCGCACCTGCTCGATACCGTCCTCGCCGCCGCCGACCGGGACGACGTCGGGCACCACGTCACCGGTGGCGCGCGGTCGATCGCCGACGGGGGCTGACCGTGCGCCGGGGCCTCCAGTACCTCGCCGCGTGGTCGGCCTCGACCGCCGTCGCGGTGGCGCTGTCCTGGCTCGGCATCCGCTTCGTGCTCGACGCCGGCGTGCCCGAGCGGCCGCGCGTCGTCGCGGGCCCCGTCCAGCAGTCGACGCAGCTCACCATCACGACGACCGCCGCCGCCACGACGACCACGACCGTCACGACCACCGAGGCCGCGCCCGTCTCCACCGCCCGGCCCACCACCACGACCACCGCGCAGACGACCACCACCACGGCGCAGCAACCACAACTGCCCTCCGAGGAGGGCACGTGGACCGAGCAGGACGGCCACCCCGTGTACCTGCGCAGCTTCCCGCTCCAGGGCGGCGTCGCGGCCGTCCGCTTCTCCGCGCGCGACATCGACCCCCTCTCCGCCACCCCGCGCCAGGGCTTCTCCGCCACCGTCGAGCAGCCCGCCGACGCCGTGGTCGTCGAGTTCGCCGGCAACGGCCACCGCTCCCGCCTGGAGGCCACCTGGGTCGGCGGACCCCAGTGGCGCATCATCGAATCCGGCTGACCGCCCCAACCCCCGCGACGCCCACATTCGTCAGGGCGGACCGGGCCGCGCCGCCGCGCCGCCGCCGCGGTCCACCCCTTCACCCGTTCGCGGACCGCACACCACCCGGTGGTTCGATGGCAGCCATGACGCACGCGGACGAACCGCACCACGACTCGCTCGCCGGCCGCCTCAACTGGCTGCGCGCCGGCGTGCTCGGCGCCAACGACGGGATCGTGTCCACCGCGGGTCTGGTGGTGGGCGTCGCCGGCGCCGGCGCCGACCGCACCGCCCTCCTCGCCGCGGGCGTCGCGGGCCTGGTCGCCGGTTCGCTGTCGATGGCGGGCGGCGAGTACGTGTCCGTCAGCACCCAGCGCGACACCGAGCGCGCCGCGCTGCGCCTGGAGGCGCGCGAGCTGCGCGAGATGCCCGAGGCGGAGGAGCGCGAGCTCGCCGACATCTACCGGGACAAGGGGCTGTCCGAGGAGCTGGCCGCGAAGGTCGCCCACGAGCTGACCGAGCGGGACGCCCTGCGCGCGCACGCCGAGGCCGAGCTCCGGATCGACCCCGACGAGCTGACCAACCCGTGGCACGCGGCGTGGGCCTCGTTCGCGGCGTTCGCGGTGGGCGCCCTGCTCCCGCTGGTAGCGGTCGTGCTGCCGCCCACGGCCTGGCGCGTGTGGACGTGCGCCGCCGCCGTGCTGGTCGGCCTCGCGCTGACGGGTGTGCTCAGCGCCCGGCTGGGCGCGAGCCGAGTGGGTCCGGCGGTGCGCCGCAACGTCATCGTGGGGTCACTGACGATGATCGTCACCTATTACGTGGGTGTCCTGTTCGGAGTAACGGTCGGCTGACGTCGTCACGCTGCGCAACCACACGGTCGGGTCGTCCACAAAGTCTCCACACCATGGTGTGGAGTACGCAAAGTGCGGGTACACGTGCCTGACTTGCCGCGACCCCGTGCGGCAGGCCCCGACTGGAGGTGCTCGCCGTGACCCACCCGCCCACTCCCCTCCTGGTGCCGCGCGGCGAGAGGTCCGAGCGCAGGCTGTGGACCCTGCTGTCCGCCCTGTTCACACTGGTCGCCGGGGTGAACGTGCTCCTCGCCGTCGACGAGGCCGCCTGGTGGCAGGCCGGCGTCGGGGCCCTGCTCCTGCTCGGCGCCGGCGCGTGCCTGAGGGCCGCCCGCCGCACCCGGGTGTGATCTCGCACCGCACTGAAGCGACGAACGCGAAGGATTTTCTGGTCCGATCGGGCGTACTCCGCTGGTAGGAACGGCGTCAAGTGGGGGTGGGATTCACCACGACGCCCTGTCGGACTAGCGCCATAACCGCGAATTCACACTATCGTCACAAGACCCCGGCAACCCCGGTGCACCGCCCAGCGCGACCCAGCGGCCACATCCGGCCACTGGACGCGCGCACAAGGAAGTGCAGTCTTCCGCACAACGGAGTGCGGTCCCCACGCCGACGATCTCCCGGTGTGGTCCCCCAGCCAGTACATGCAGGCCGAGCCGTCCGCGTAAAGCCGCGCGCGGGTGATCGGCCGTCTCCGTCTGCCCGAAATCGGGGCCGACCGACTGACGCCACGGGAGGGCCCGTTGTGACCCACCACCACCAGCAGCCGCGAAGCGGCCTCTACGACCCGCAGCACGAGCACGACGCCTGTGGCGTCGCCTTCGTCGCCGACCTGGCCGGGCGCAGGAACCACTCCATCGTGCGCCAGGCCCTCGTGGCGCTGCGCAACCTCGAACACCGGGGTGCCCGCGGCGCCGAGCCCGAAACCGGTGACGGCGCGGGAATCCTGATCCAGGTGCCCGATGCCTTCTACCGCGAGGTCGTCGGCTTCGCGCTGCCCGAGCCGGGGACCTACGCCGTCGGCACCGCGTTCCTCCCGCACGAGGGCCGGGACGACGTCCGCGCCGAGGTCGAGCGCATCGCCGCCGAGGAGGGCGCCACCGTCCTCGGCTGGCGCGACCTGCCGGTGGACACCGACCACGTCGGGCCGACCGCCAGGACCACCATGCCCGCGTTCAGCCAGCTCTTCCTCGCCGGTCCGGGCGGGGTCGGCGGGCTGGAGCTGGAGCGGCTGGCCTTCGTGGTGCGCAAGCGCGTGGAGCACGCCACCGACGTGTACTTCCCCAGCCTGTCGGGCCGCACCGTCGTGTACAAGGGCATGCTCACCGAGCCCCAGGTCGAGCGGTTCTTCCCCGACCTGACCGACGAGCGGGTCACCAGCTCCATCGGCCTGGTGCACTCCCGGTTCTCCACCAACACGTTCCCGTCGTGGCCGCTGGCCCACCCGTACCGGTACGTGGCGCACAACGGTGAGATCAACACCCTGCGCGGCAACCGCAACTGGATGGACGCCCGCGAGTCCGTCCTCGCCACCGACCTGATCCCCGGCGACCTGTCCCGGGTCTTCCCGGTGATCACCCGCGGCGCGAGCGACTCTGCGACCTTCGACGAGGTGCTGGAGCTGCTGCACCTGGGCGGGCGCAGCCTGCCGCACGCGGTGCTCATGATGATCCCCGAGGCGTGGGAGAACCACACCGAGATGGACGCCGCGCGGCGCGCGTTCTACGAGTTCCACTCCACGCTCATGGAGCCGTGGGACGGCCCGGCGCTCGTGTCGTTCACCGACGGCACCCTCATCGGCGCCGTGCTCGACCGCAACGGCCTGCGCCCGGCCCGGTACTGGGTCACCGAGGACGGCCTGGTCGTGCTCGGCAGCGAGGCGGGCGTGCTGGAGTTCGACCCCGCCACCATCGTGCGCAAGGGCCGGCTGGAACCCGGGCGCATGTTCCTCGTCGACACCGCCCAGGGGCGGATCATCGACGACGAGGAGATCAAGGGGCAGCTCGCCGCCGAGCACCCGTACGAGCGGTGGGTCGCCGACGGCGTCCTGCACCTGTCGGACCTGCCCGCCCGGGAGCGCGAGGTGCCCACGCACTCCTCGCTCGTGCGGCGGCAGCAGGCGTTCGGCTACACCGAGGAGGAACTGGCGCTCCTGCTGGAGCCCATGGCCCGCTCCGGCGCCGAACCGATCGGCTCGATGGGCAACGACGCCCCGTTCGCGCCGCTGTCGGACAGGCCGCGCCTGCTGTTCGACTACTTCACGCAGCTGTTCGCCCAGGTCACCAACCCGCCGCTGGACGCGATCCGCGAGGAGCTGGTGACCTCGCTGCACGCCACCCTCGGCGCGGAGCCGAACCTGCTGGCCGCCGACGCCGCGTCGTGCCGCCGCATCTCGCTGCCGTTCCCGGTGCTGGACAACGACGAGCTGGCCAAGCTCGTGCACGTCGACGACGACGGCACCCTGCCCGAGTTCCGCACGGTCACCGTGCGCGGCCTCTTCGAGGTCGCGGGCGGCGGCGCGGCGCTCGTGCGGCGGCTCGACGAGATCAAGGACGAGGTGTCCCGGGCCATCGAGGACGGCGCGCGGCTCGTCGTGCTGTCCGACCGGGGCGTCGACGCCGACCACGCGCCGATCCCGTCGCTGCTGCTCACCGGCGCGGTGCACCACCACCTGGTGCGCGGGAAGACCCGCACCCAGGTGGACCTGATCGTGGAGGCGGGCGACGCCCGCGAGGTGCACCACATCGCGCTGCTCATGGGTTACGGCGCCAAGGCGGTCAACCCGTACCTGGCGATGGCGTCGGTCGAGGAGCTGCCGGGCCTCGACCCGAAGGTCGCCACCCGCAACCTGATCAAGGCGTTGGGCAAGGGCGTGCGCAAGACGATGTCCAAGATGGGCGTCTCCACCGTCGCCTCCTACACCGGCGCGCAGATCTTCGAGGCCATCGGCCTCGGCCCCGGGGTGGTCGACTCGTGCTTCACCGGCACCACCTCGCGGCTGGGCGGCGTCGGCTTCGACGTGCTCGCCGAGGAGGCGGCCCGGCGGCACCGCACCGCGTTCCCGGCCGACGGCGTCCGGGCGCACCACCGCGAGCTGCCCACCGGCGGCGACTACCAGTGGCGCCGCGAGGGCGAGGCGCACCTGTTCAACCCCACCACGGTGTTCAAGCTCCAGCACTCCACCCGCTCCGGTCGTTACGACATCTTCAAGGAGTACACGCGGGCGGTCGACGAGCAGGCCGAGCGGCTGATGACGCTGCGCGGGCTGTTCGCGTTCAAGGAGGGCGTGCGCGAACCCGTGCCGCTCGACGAGGTCGAGCCGGTCTCGTCCATCGTGAAGCGGTTCGCCACCGGCGCCATCTCCTACGGGTCGATCTCGCAGGAGATGCACGAGGTGCTCGCCGTCGCGATGAACCGGCTGGGCGCCAAGTCCAACACCGGCGAGGGCGGCGAGGACCCGGAGCGCTTCGTGGCGGACCCGAACGGCGACTCGCGCCGCTCGGCGATCAAGCAGGTCGCGTCCGGCCGGTTCGGCGTCACCTCCGAGTACCTCGTCAACGCCGACGACATCCAGATCAAGATGGCGCAGGGCGCGAAGCCCGGCGAGGGCGGCCAGCTGCCCGGCGCCAAGGTGTACCCGTGGATCGCCAAGACCCGGCACTCCACGCCGGGCGTGGGCCTCATCTCGCCGCCGCCGCACCACGACATCTACTCGATCGAGGACCTCGCCCAGCTCATCCACGACCTGAAGAACGCCAACCCGGCGGCGCGCATCCACGTGAAGCTCGTCTCCGAGGTGGGCGTCGGCACGGTCGCGGCGGGCGTGTCCAAGGCGCACGCCGACGTCGTGCTCATCTCCGGCCACGACGGCGGCACCGGCGCGTCGCCCCTGTCGTCCATCAAGCACGCGGGCGGCCCGTGGGAGCTGGGGCTCGCCGAGACGCAGCAGACGCTGCTGCTCAACCGGTTGCGCGACCGGATCGTCGTGCAGACCGACGGCCAGCTCAAGACCGGCCGGGACGTGGTGATCGCCGCGCTGCTCGGCGCCGAGGAGTTCGGCTTCGCCACCGCGCCCCTCGTCGTGTCCGGCTGCGTCATGATGCGCGTCTGCCACCTCGACACCTGCCCGGTGGGCGTCGCGACGCAGAACCCCGTGCTGCGGGCCAAGTTCGCGGGCAAGGCCGAGCACGTGGTGAACTTCTTCGAGTTCGTCGCGCAGGAGGTGCGCGAGCTGCTGGCGTCACTGGGTTTCCGGACCCTGGCCGAGGCCGTCGGCCACGCCGACCTGCTCGACACGCGCGCCGCCGTGGACCACTGGAAGGCGGCCGGGCTCGACCTGTCGCCGATCTTCCACGTGCCGGCGCTGCCGGAGGGCGCGGCGCGGCACCGGGTCGTGGCCCAGGACCACGGGCTGGAGAAGGCGCTGGACAACACGCTCATCCAGCTCGCCGAGGGCGCCATCGCCTCCGGTGACCGGGTGCGGCTGGAACTGCCGGTGCGCAACGTCAACCGCACCGTCGGCACCATGCTCGGCTCCGAGGTGACGCGGAAGTGGGGTGGGGCCGGGCTGCCCGACGACACGATCGACGTCACGTTCACCGGCACCGCCGGGCAGTCGTTCGGCGCGTTCCTGCCGCGCGGCATCACCCTGCGGCTCGTCGGCGACGGCAACGACTACGTCGCCAAGGGCCTGTCCGGCGGGCGCATCACCATCCGACCGGTGCCCGACGCGCAGTTCGCCGCCGAGCACCAGGTGATCGCGGGCAACGTCATCGCCTACGGCGCGACCGGCGGCGAGGTGTTCATCCGCGGCCGGGTCGGCGAGCGGTTCTGCGTGCGCAACTCCGGCGCGCTGGCCGTCGTCGAGGGCGTCGGCGACCACGGGTGCGAGTACATGACCGGCGGCCGGGTGGTGGTCCTCGGGCCCACCGGGCGCAACTTCGCGGCCGGCATGTCCGGCGGCATCGCCTACGTGCTCGACGCCGCCCTCGGGCGGGTCAACGGGGAGATGGTCGACCTCGACCCGCTGGACGACGCCGACCGGGCGTTCCTGCGGACCGCCGTGGAGAAGCACTACGCGGAGACCGAGTCGGCGGTGGCGCACGCGCTGCTCGCCGACTGGGACCTCGCCGTCGAGCGGTTCACCAAGGTCATGCCCAAGGACTACAAGCGGGTGCTGGCGGCACAGGCCCGCGCCGAGCTGGAGGGCCGCGACGTCGACGCGGCGATCATGGAGGCGTCTCATGGCTGACCCACGCGGGTTCCTCACCACGGAGCGCGAGACGCCGCGCAGCCGTCCGGTGTTCCTGCGCCTGCGCGACTGGCGCGAGGTGTACGAGGAGTTCGAGCGGCCCAGGCTGGAGAAGCAGGCCGGGCGCTGCATGGACTGCGGCATCCCGTTCTGCCACCAGGGCTGTCCCCTGGGGAACCTGATCCCCGAGTGGAACAACCTGGTGTGGAAGGAGGACTGGCGCGCGGCGGCCGAGCGGCTGCACGCCACGAACAACTTCCCCGAGTTCACCGGGACGCTGTGCCCGGCGCCGTGCGAGGCGGCGTGCGTGGTCGGGATCAACGGCGATCCCGTCACCATCAAGCGCGTGGAGATCTCCATCGTCGACCGGGCGTGGGACGAGGGCTGGGTGACGCCCCAGCCGCCGGCCACGCGGACCGGTCGCACGGTGGCGGTGGTCGGTTCGGGCCCGGCGGGCCTGGCCGCGGCGCAGCAGCTGACCCGGGCCGGGCACTCGGTGACCGTGCTGGAGCGGGCCGACGCCGTCGGCGGTCTGCTGCGGTACGGCATCCCCGAGTTCAAGATGGAGAAGTGGCGGCTGGACCGGCGGCTGGAGCAGATGCGGGCCGAGGGCACCGAGTTCCGGACGAACGTGGACGTGGGCGTCGACGTCACCGTTTCCGAGCTCCGCTCGTCCTACGACGCGGTGGTGCTGGCGGGCGGCGCGACGGCGTGGCGCGACCTGCCGGTGCCGGGGCGCTCGCTGGCGGGCGTGCACCAGGCGATGGAGTACCTGCCGGGCGCGAACCGCGTGGCGGCGGGTGCGCTGGCCGAGCCGCCCGTCACGGCCGAGGGCAAGCACGTCGTCGTGATCGGCGGCGGTGACACGGGCGCGGACTGCGTGGGCACCGCCCACCGCCAGGGCGCGCTGTCGGTCACCCAGCTGGAGATCATGCCGAGGCCGCCGGAGCAGCGCGCCGAGGCCCACCCGTGGCCGACCTACCCGATGCTGTACCGGGTGACGTCGGCCCACGAGGAGGGCGGCGAACGCCTGTACTCGGTGTCCACCGTGGAGTTCACGGGCGACGCCGACGGCGCGGTGCGGTCGCTGCGCCTGGTGGAGGTCGAGGCGTCGGGCGGCAGGTTCGAGCCGGTGCCGGGCACGGAGCGCGAGATCCCGGCCCAGCTGGTGACCCTGGCCATGGGCTTCGTGGGTCCGGAGAAGGACGGCCTGCTGACCGACCTGGGCGTGGCGCTCGACCCGCGCGGCAACGTGGCCCGTGACGACTCGTACGCCACCTCGGTGGACGGCGTGTTCGTGGCGGGCGACATGGGACGGGGCCAGTCGCTCATCGTGTGGGCCATCGCCGAAGGCCGCTCCGCCGCGGCGGGCGTGGACGCCTACCTGACCGGCCGCGACGTCCTGCCGCGCCCGATCGACCCGACGGACCGCCCGCTCACCTGAGCCCACCGGTCCCGTCCCCGGTGCCGGACAGCGCGGTCCGGCACCGGGGACGCCCGTTCCGCGCACCGGACAGCGTGGTCCGGTGCGCCCCCCTTCCCGCGTGCCCGGACAGCGTGGTCCGGGCACGCGGGTTCCACCGGCCCGCGTTTCACCCCAGCACCGACGCCAACCGGTCGAACGCCTCTCGCAACGCCTGCGACGCACCCGCCCGCGTGATCCCCGGCCAACTCGGCATGGGCGCCGCGATCACGGGCACCCGCCGCCCCACCGCGATCGTGCCCAGGCCGGGTCTGGCCCACTCCTGCTCCGCGACCTTGCCCAGCAGGAGCACCGCCCTGATGTCCGGCACCAGTTCCAGGACGCGCGGCAGCCAAGGCCTGGCGGCGTGCAGGTCGCTCCCGGTCGGGTTGTCCGCCTCCGTCGGCCACGGCACGGCGTTCCAGTGCACGACGCGGCGCCAATCCAGTCCGACCCGCTCGTACTCGGCGTGTGCGCGAGCCGCGGTCGGGTCGTCGTTCTCCGGGCTGAGCAGCCCCGAGCCGGTCCCCGTCACGGCTCCCGGGCCGGGCGACTTCAACAGCACCAGCGCCTCCGCCCGGACGCCCGCGAAGTCCGGGTCCGGGTAGGGCACCGCCCCGGGCGGCAGGCCGCGGGACTTCGCGATCTCGTCGGCGAGGGCGACGAGCGGCGCCACGTGCGGCTCGTCGAGCCTGGCAAGCTTGGACTGGACGATTGCGTTCGACTTGTGCGCTCTGGCGGGCATGGTGCTCCGTTCGCGTGGAACGTGGTCTTCTGCACGAGCGGTGCGGACGACCCGTTCGTTACACCGCAGTGCCAAGGTTGTGCTTCCTCCACTTCGCACGCCTGCGTTCCCCAGGTGTTCCGAGCGTCTCACGGCGAGCCAGCCGTCCGGACGCGTTATGGAGGATTCTCCGTTTGCCTGCGTCTCCTGACGCCATCGGACAACTCGTCGAACTCGGACCATCACTTTCAGTAATCGGCGGTTTATATTCACCTGATCAGGTGACTA
This region of Saccharothrix longispora genomic DNA includes:
- a CDS encoding sensor histidine kinase, with product MRKSLALVSLAVTSMVALAFLIPLALVVRQLAEDRAMAEAERQAGALTPVLVITVDPVAVGQALASTGTGGRVAVHLPSGEVVGVPVAGDEQLTSARGQGRASTEAIPSGLVHLQPVLLDDDRVAVVEAFVPRAELSRGVDQALLALSGVAVCLVLASVLVADRLGARVVKAAKALAEGARSMGQGDLATRVTPSGPPELHDAGAAFNRMADRIGQLVAGEREVLADLSHRLRTPLTALRLDSETLGADSNANRVRQAVHALEREVNELIRAARRELDDPGGSHCDAAQVVHDRLVFWSALADDQQRLWNLRGTERSALVPLTRSDLAAAMDAVLGNVFRHTPEGTGFVVALFHRTDRVVIVIEDAGPGIEDLESALRRGSSGAGSTGLGLDIARRAAESTGGSLVVDRGPLGGTRVQLRLGRVDEG
- a CDS encoding response regulator transcription factor translates to MVSVLLVEDDPVVRSAVSRALTGLGHAVLPVGTALEALREITGSSFDLVVLDLGLPDMDGADVLRMMRGVCDVPVIVATARDDEGEIVRLLNAGADDYLVKPFSSEHLAARLAAVLRRTRKDAAPEPLRIGDLSVDLDRREARLGGRELNLTRKEFDLLAYLAAREGKVVPRAELLANLWNLPGRHDDQTLDVHLSWLRRKLGERAAQPRYLHTVRGVGFKLTAAAG
- a CDS encoding VIT1/CCC1 transporter family protein translates to MAAMTHADEPHHDSLAGRLNWLRAGVLGANDGIVSTAGLVVGVAGAGADRTALLAAGVAGLVAGSLSMAGGEYVSVSTQRDTERAALRLEARELREMPEAEERELADIYRDKGLSEELAAKVAHELTERDALRAHAEAELRIDPDELTNPWHAAWASFAAFAVGALLPLVAVVLPPTAWRVWTCAAAVLVGLALTGVLSARLGASRVGPAVRRNVIVGSLTMIVTYYVGVLFGVTVG
- the gltB gene encoding glutamate synthase large subunit, translated to MTHHHQQPRSGLYDPQHEHDACGVAFVADLAGRRNHSIVRQALVALRNLEHRGARGAEPETGDGAGILIQVPDAFYREVVGFALPEPGTYAVGTAFLPHEGRDDVRAEVERIAAEEGATVLGWRDLPVDTDHVGPTARTTMPAFSQLFLAGPGGVGGLELERLAFVVRKRVEHATDVYFPSLSGRTVVYKGMLTEPQVERFFPDLTDERVTSSIGLVHSRFSTNTFPSWPLAHPYRYVAHNGEINTLRGNRNWMDARESVLATDLIPGDLSRVFPVITRGASDSATFDEVLELLHLGGRSLPHAVLMMIPEAWENHTEMDAARRAFYEFHSTLMEPWDGPALVSFTDGTLIGAVLDRNGLRPARYWVTEDGLVVLGSEAGVLEFDPATIVRKGRLEPGRMFLVDTAQGRIIDDEEIKGQLAAEHPYERWVADGVLHLSDLPAREREVPTHSSLVRRQQAFGYTEEELALLLEPMARSGAEPIGSMGNDAPFAPLSDRPRLLFDYFTQLFAQVTNPPLDAIREELVTSLHATLGAEPNLLAADAASCRRISLPFPVLDNDELAKLVHVDDDGTLPEFRTVTVRGLFEVAGGGAALVRRLDEIKDEVSRAIEDGARLVVLSDRGVDADHAPIPSLLLTGAVHHHLVRGKTRTQVDLIVEAGDAREVHHIALLMGYGAKAVNPYLAMASVEELPGLDPKVATRNLIKALGKGVRKTMSKMGVSTVASYTGAQIFEAIGLGPGVVDSCFTGTTSRLGGVGFDVLAEEAARRHRTAFPADGVRAHHRELPTGGDYQWRREGEAHLFNPTTVFKLQHSTRSGRYDIFKEYTRAVDEQAERLMTLRGLFAFKEGVREPVPLDEVEPVSSIVKRFATGAISYGSISQEMHEVLAVAMNRLGAKSNTGEGGEDPERFVADPNGDSRRSAIKQVASGRFGVTSEYLVNADDIQIKMAQGAKPGEGGQLPGAKVYPWIAKTRHSTPGVGLISPPPHHDIYSIEDLAQLIHDLKNANPAARIHVKLVSEVGVGTVAAGVSKAHADVVLISGHDGGTGASPLSSIKHAGGPWELGLAETQQTLLLNRLRDRIVVQTDGQLKTGRDVVIAALLGAEEFGFATAPLVVSGCVMMRVCHLDTCPVGVATQNPVLRAKFAGKAEHVVNFFEFVAQEVRELLASLGFRTLAEAVGHADLLDTRAAVDHWKAAGLDLSPIFHVPALPEGAARHRVVAQDHGLEKALDNTLIQLAEGAIASGDRVRLELPVRNVNRTVGTMLGSEVTRKWGGAGLPDDTIDVTFTGTAGQSFGAFLPRGITLRLVGDGNDYVAKGLSGGRITIRPVPDAQFAAEHQVIAGNVIAYGATGGEVFIRGRVGERFCVRNSGALAVVEGVGDHGCEYMTGGRVVVLGPTGRNFAAGMSGGIAYVLDAALGRVNGEMVDLDPLDDADRAFLRTAVEKHYAETESAVAHALLADWDLAVERFTKVMPKDYKRVLAAQARAELEGRDVDAAIMEASHG
- a CDS encoding glutamate synthase subunit beta; this translates as MADPRGFLTTERETPRSRPVFLRLRDWREVYEEFERPRLEKQAGRCMDCGIPFCHQGCPLGNLIPEWNNLVWKEDWRAAAERLHATNNFPEFTGTLCPAPCEAACVVGINGDPVTIKRVEISIVDRAWDEGWVTPQPPATRTGRTVAVVGSGPAGLAAAQQLTRAGHSVTVLERADAVGGLLRYGIPEFKMEKWRLDRRLEQMRAEGTEFRTNVDVGVDVTVSELRSSYDAVVLAGGATAWRDLPVPGRSLAGVHQAMEYLPGANRVAAGALAEPPVTAEGKHVVVIGGGDTGADCVGTAHRQGALSVTQLEIMPRPPEQRAEAHPWPTYPMLYRVTSAHEEGGERLYSVSTVEFTGDADGAVRSLRLVEVEASGGRFEPVPGTEREIPAQLVTLAMGFVGPEKDGLLTDLGVALDPRGNVARDDSYATSVDGVFVAGDMGRGQSLIVWAIAEGRSAAAGVDAYLTGRDVLPRPIDPTDRPLT
- a CDS encoding uracil-DNA glycosylase, encoding MPARAHKSNAIVQSKLARLDEPHVAPLVALADEIAKSRGLPPGAVPYPDPDFAGVRAEALVLLKSPGPGAVTGTGSGLLSPENDDPTAARAHAEYERVGLDWRRVVHWNAVPWPTEADNPTGSDLHAARPWLPRVLELVPDIRAVLLLGKVAEQEWARPGLGTIAVGRRVPVIAAPMPSWPGITRAGASQALREAFDRLASVLG
- a CDS encoding ArsR/SmtB family transcription factor, with amino-acid sequence MRHTDFNPDVDRLCLTDVLAALSDPLRVGLVRLLADGEERNFGEFAVPVAKSTLSHHLKVLNTAGLTWRREEGTRCYVRLRRDDVDARFPHLLDTVLAAADRDDVGHHVTGGARSIADGG